A genome region from Neptunomonas japonica JAMM 1380 includes the following:
- a CDS encoding putative baseplate assembly protein: MSGHNSNKSDCGCCSGVNAITPRRLHNPPGLLQFTYRVGRHKDFYESIQARLSSEKYPALAALTTRESSDFTIAIADGLACSLDVLSFYTERFAHEHYLRTATERLSVGEMARLIGYQLAPGVAASTHLAFTLQSVPGLVAPAIDIPIGTRVQSVPGQDEQAQTFETVSLARARAEWNAINVQQNEFKTPVFGDTQLWLEGIDTGLIVGDLILIVGAEQERDPQGERWDVRVITALEIDTARSLTRVSWQLGLGHSRPFVLPAHESVQIYTFRTRDAAFGHIAPDWRSLSDDSKADYIGLLGADELKRPEDTQEWPDFSVRAPVFPERRSGSAELSETLIAATVDDIVLAANSAAHGAAAMAMHRAATAGTGVVMAGGKIAEGAMSMARESAEGLSEVANLAVNEVTQRARTLILAQGQSLQALQINGNDLIKVFARDFYQQGIADSLVGLPNKVHELAEQGLIHRLDIAKAVLDDLINTLSNGQGSFPVAVLPGLEQVWKDAVDEAVQAITDVKSDLDGSNNWFESAVNALDNLDEGLAGATAALQQVSSEVGNIPSSVNLSSTASIMGEVVDQIRSSIGEELTNADFSDLVNLSGIFTDVRLWTEGLFAAGSDIAQLIKKLQDEIANSAGVMFSKLGQDVAKMAREAQSGITDTAALLNPAQALVALGDAALEMKELTHSAGVAALGAAAAADVAALVSTAVTIARNLPAPFPPATPESIAEVARHFAAVGVMRAGGPPISESTSGTMMAQIESIMPTSLQVPLELVEQLLPMVEDAEALLNAPRHAAETAYQSIVVDVDRALVGKIVVASGRRAPLVRTPDEIDLSRVHDSVVAGGWALLSVPNSIELYKINSAVAASRAEYLMSGQTTRLGLKGELPEGRLPSEFEHAVRSLSVHVDSEELPLAHVPLDFPVYGEAIALAGHVEELTPEQPLAISGKRQRIIMQRGIANLVLYCEDGTDRPLVEGDSLMLMAAPLRLSSGTPSYLSPRSFARLIGRRGIRFQLTLKDRDACIGQVELSSADFMLDAEREDDPVISEVVFLVGNDDAVTHDRDRSYLKLTSATQHVYARNSTRINANVAPATHGESVEAILGSGDGGRADQSFELNQKPLTYTSANTPSGRSSTLELRVNDVLWSEVPMLHGTSPDARVYETLHSDDAVTKISFGDGSEGARLPSGESNVRASYRKGIGTAGNVDTAQLTTLLSRPLGVSEVVNPEAATGGENAESLVRARSNAPLTVLTLERVVSEDDYANFSRAFAGIDKAHALWIPVGPARGMFLTIAGIDGAAVPENSDTFRNLRDALVTYGDPLVPLRIANYVQVRFRCRLSIKVEAGHEVERVLDSVDAALRTHFGFAQRTLGQTVSADEVIAVAQAVIGVEGVHLTRLNRLSAATSSVEPRLFATLPVASLIEQPSPGEMLTISDDIELEVLP; this comes from the coding sequence ATGAGCGGACATAACAGTAATAAGTCTGATTGTGGTTGCTGCAGTGGTGTGAATGCAATAACGCCGCGCCGATTACATAATCCACCGGGGCTGCTGCAATTCACTTACCGGGTCGGCAGGCACAAGGACTTTTATGAGTCTATACAAGCCCGTTTATCAAGTGAAAAATATCCTGCATTGGCTGCGCTTACTACACGTGAGAGTAGTGATTTCACTATTGCTATCGCCGATGGGTTGGCGTGCTCATTGGACGTGTTGAGTTTTTATACTGAGCGTTTTGCACATGAACATTATTTAAGAACAGCAACCGAGCGTTTATCGGTAGGTGAGATGGCGCGACTTATTGGTTACCAATTGGCCCCTGGGGTTGCTGCTAGTACACATTTAGCATTTACGCTTCAAAGCGTGCCGGGTTTAGTCGCACCTGCGATTGACATTCCAATTGGCACTCGCGTGCAAAGCGTACCAGGGCAAGATGAACAAGCACAAACATTTGAGACCGTTTCGTTAGCCAGGGCCCGTGCTGAATGGAATGCAATAAATGTCCAACAGAATGAATTTAAAACACCTGTATTTGGCGATACTCAGCTGTGGTTAGAGGGAATTGATACAGGACTGATAGTGGGGGACTTAATTCTCATAGTGGGCGCTGAGCAGGAGCGAGATCCGCAGGGAGAGCGTTGGGATGTAAGAGTAATAACCGCGCTAGAGATCGACACAGCGCGTAGTTTGACAAGAGTGAGTTGGCAGCTAGGGCTTGGCCATTCGCGGCCTTTTGTATTACCCGCCCATGAAAGTGTTCAGATTTATACTTTTCGAACACGTGATGCGGCATTTGGTCATATTGCTCCAGACTGGCGAAGCTTGTCAGATGATAGTAAGGCTGACTACATTGGGCTGTTAGGTGCTGATGAGCTTAAGCGGCCAGAAGATACACAAGAGTGGCCAGACTTTAGCGTGCGCGCTCCTGTTTTTCCTGAGCGGCGTAGTGGCAGCGCTGAGTTATCTGAAACACTCATCGCAGCCACCGTCGATGACATTGTTCTCGCTGCTAATAGCGCCGCCCATGGTGCCGCCGCGATGGCTATGCATCGAGCCGCGACTGCAGGTACGGGTGTGGTGATGGCGGGTGGGAAAATTGCTGAGGGAGCCATGAGCATGGCACGTGAAAGTGCTGAAGGGCTCTCTGAGGTGGCGAATTTAGCCGTGAATGAGGTTACTCAACGTGCACGTACATTGATTCTTGCTCAGGGCCAGTCCTTACAAGCGCTACAAATCAATGGCAACGACTTGATAAAGGTATTCGCTCGGGATTTTTATCAGCAAGGTATTGCCGACAGCCTTGTGGGCTTACCTAATAAAGTTCATGAGCTTGCTGAGCAAGGTTTGATTCATCGCCTTGATATTGCAAAAGCCGTTTTAGATGATTTGATCAATACGTTGAGCAATGGGCAGGGGAGCTTTCCAGTAGCAGTACTGCCAGGCTTGGAGCAGGTATGGAAGGACGCTGTTGATGAGGCTGTTCAGGCTATAACTGATGTGAAGTCTGATTTAGACGGTAGTAATAATTGGTTCGAAAGCGCCGTCAATGCTTTAGATAATTTGGATGAAGGGTTGGCAGGAGCTACAGCAGCATTGCAGCAAGTGTCTTCTGAAGTTGGCAATATACCCTCAAGTGTAAATTTGAGCTCTACTGCATCTATTATGGGAGAAGTGGTTGACCAGATAAGAAGCTCAATAGGTGAGGAACTCACAAATGCAGATTTTTCGGACTTAGTTAACCTTTCTGGGATATTTACAGACGTGAGACTATGGACGGAAGGGTTGTTTGCTGCCGGGTCTGATATTGCCCAATTGATTAAAAAATTACAGGATGAAATCGCTAATTCTGCTGGCGTTATGTTTTCCAAATTAGGGCAAGATGTTGCCAAAATGGCACGCGAAGCACAGTCAGGTATCACTGATACAGCTGCGTTGCTTAATCCCGCGCAGGCATTAGTAGCATTAGGTGATGCTGCTTTAGAGATGAAAGAACTTACTCATTCTGCGGGAGTGGCTGCATTGGGTGCAGCGGCGGCCGCTGATGTTGCTGCGCTTGTCAGTACAGCCGTGACCATTGCGCGTAATTTGCCTGCTCCTTTCCCGCCTGCAACCCCTGAAAGTATTGCTGAAGTTGCACGCCATTTTGCAGCGGTTGGGGTTATGCGTGCAGGCGGCCCCCCCATCAGTGAATCTACTTCAGGCACTATGATGGCTCAAATAGAGTCGATTATGCCGACATCCTTGCAGGTGCCGCTTGAGTTGGTTGAGCAGCTGTTACCGATGGTTGAAGATGCTGAGGCGCTACTGAATGCGCCTCGACATGCTGCTGAGACTGCTTATCAAAGTATTGTTGTTGATGTAGATCGGGCTCTCGTAGGTAAAATTGTGGTCGCTTCTGGTCGGCGGGCCCCATTAGTTCGTACCCCTGATGAGATTGATCTGAGCCGTGTGCATGATTCGGTGGTCGCCGGTGGTTGGGCATTGTTGTCGGTGCCTAACTCCATTGAGCTGTATAAAATCAATAGCGCGGTGGCAGCGAGCCGCGCTGAATATTTAATGTCAGGGCAAACTACTCGGCTAGGGTTAAAAGGCGAGCTACCTGAGGGACGTTTACCCAGCGAATTTGAACATGCGGTTCGTAGTTTGAGCGTGCATGTAGATAGTGAAGAGCTACCGCTTGCACATGTTCCACTTGATTTCCCGGTTTATGGTGAGGCTATTGCCTTGGCCGGGCATGTCGAAGAGTTAACACCTGAACAACCACTCGCAATAAGTGGTAAACGTCAGCGGATTATAATGCAAAGAGGTATTGCGAACCTTGTACTGTACTGTGAGGACGGCACAGACCGGCCGTTAGTAGAAGGTGACAGCCTGATGCTAATGGCAGCGCCACTGCGTTTGAGCAGCGGTACCCCCAGTTATTTATCCCCCAGAAGTTTTGCACGGCTAATAGGCAGAAGAGGTATTAGATTTCAGCTGACGTTGAAAGACCGAGATGCATGTATCGGACAGGTGGAACTCAGTAGTGCAGATTTCATGTTGGATGCTGAGCGTGAAGACGACCCTGTTATCTCTGAAGTCGTCTTTTTAGTGGGCAACGATGATGCAGTGACTCATGATCGTGATCGTAGCTATTTAAAATTAACAAGTGCGACACAGCATGTTTACGCAAGAAATAGCACACGGATCAATGCCAACGTTGCTCCAGCCACTCATGGTGAGTCGGTTGAAGCTATCTTGGGCAGTGGTGATGGTGGCCGGGCTGATCAAAGCTTCGAGCTGAATCAGAAACCGCTGACCTATACCAGTGCCAACACGCCTAGCGGGCGCAGTTCAACATTAGAGCTGCGGGTAAATGATGTTCTGTGGTCAGAAGTGCCTATGTTACACGGCACTTCCCCAGATGCTCGCGTCTATGAGACGCTTCACAGTGATGATGCAGTTACAAAGATAAGCTTTGGTGATGGCAGTGAAGGCGCGCGTTTACCCAGTGGCGAGAGTAATGTTCGGGCTAGCTATCGTAAAGGTATTGGTACGGCGGGTAATGTTGATACAGCCCAACTTACTACCTTATTGTCACGTCCGCTTGGTGTAAGTGAAGTGGTTAACCCTGAAGCGGCTACCGGTGGCGAGAATGCTGAGTCATTAGTCCGAGCCAGAAGCAATGCCCCACTAACGGTACTTACACTTGAACGTGTTGTTTCAGAAGATGATTACGCCAATTTTTCTCGTGCTTTTGCTGGTATTGATAAGGCGCATGCTTTGTGGATTCCGGTGGGCCCGGCTCGGGGTATGTTTCTAACTATTGCAGGTATTGATGGCGCAGCTGTCCCAGAAAACAGTGATACATTTCGTAACTTACGTGATGCATTGGTTACGTACGGAGACCCTTTGGTACCGTTACGTATCGCTAACTATGTGCAGGTACGTTTTCGTTGCCGTTTGTCAATCAAAGTAGAGGCAGGGCATGAAGTAGAAAGGGTGCTTGATAGCGTTGATGCTGCTTTGCGTACCCATTTTGGTTTTGCTCAACGCACCCTTGGGCAAACAGTATCCGCTGATGAAGTAATCGCGGTTGCACAGGCTGTAATTGGAGTGGAAGGTGTGCACCTGACTCGCTTGAACCGCCTTTCAGCGGCTACATCTTCTGTTGAACCGCGTTTGTTTGCAACCTTGCCGGTCGCCTCCCTTATTGAGCAGCCTTCGCCTGGTGAAATGCTAACGATATCGGATGATATAGAGCTGGAGGTGCTGCCATGA
- a CDS encoding DUF6519 domain-containing protein: MTFDLSRIRFDARKDFLGVVMQQGRVQLDSDWNEWVAQLARRLQAGTLDTFNGSVVPRTTHDGFLIEATGGALSIGAGRIYVDGLLAENHGGPPHVWNAQLAELNGTASVDFTRQPYRRAYPSESFDRDPLLGGGPHLVYVDVWQRDVSALQQPDLIESAIGVDTTGRRQTVWQVKVLEDVGNISKDTLDEDIRGWREVIAPSAGRLTTTISAPPVEEGNPCLITPDAGYRGLENQLYRVEVHTGGPLGVATFKWSRDNATVASRVTHINSERDRITLESIGRDDLLRFNDGDWVEVTDDWRELNNLPGELRRIRTGGGVDETARTLTFDQPLPAEPTSSADSSHFPVGGNNATDPKRNTRVVRWDQSGVVRREDGSDVHNLNSPSSAGDIVIPSLANGIFLEHGIVVSFDLDSNPDLYPSGGEFKSGDHWVFAARSTDASIELLDKAAPLGIHHHFARLARVDFPNNETDFRTLWPAILDGEDCSCTVCVTVENHNNGTATIQQAIDTIKDTGGSICLGIGTYNIDRPLSMTGARSLTVKGQGWASLLVGTEPGEILEIADCKGVTLENFTAIASAGKSGTSSVIAAHNVVDLHLDHINILGLAVERSTSIGIGLSGLILGANINQCVIVAERGVATVTTGKRNFVMTVELCIEKNLMFCSQRAISFDAISMHFGNTHIATNLMLAGSDAALVITGTVLERSKMILTDNTITSSGDGIRAGVGSLTIRNNKISGAGKKSGHGVVLQQGLGPGPIDQVSITANSLSLLDGNAVAVNARMQAITIADNSIEKIGLGALVMSEDASAELMLIRGNRCHHLGLQIHSEDRAFAAMQLIRITRCDVVDNVISNVALHAITSLGIDALRTGAIEQLRVAGNRFYAIGPDRISSSAQVNAVHIIPPMDSLSFDGNHVERLGDSSQKPTPIRWQALNISSQQEVFRYQADASFITSEKAQQVFLLTASSVSVVNRLPSSVIVRGNHLKGQLTEVALNQCLQVQSCLFTDNYCEISGEGGKQFLLAQLSAVTINASNNHLIGALEQDSLHLKPFSRKAIVMGNTSTGPLVVQGSSVPVDLNLTNVIGF; the protein is encoded by the coding sequence ATGACTTTCGATCTAAGCCGCATTCGTTTTGATGCCCGTAAGGATTTCTTGGGCGTCGTCATGCAGCAAGGCCGTGTCCAATTGGACTCTGATTGGAACGAGTGGGTCGCGCAATTGGCGCGCCGCCTACAGGCAGGCACGTTAGATACGTTCAATGGAAGCGTTGTTCCACGCACAACGCATGATGGTTTTCTTATTGAGGCAACGGGTGGCGCGCTGAGTATTGGCGCTGGGCGTATCTATGTTGATGGCTTATTAGCTGAAAATCATGGTGGTCCACCCCATGTTTGGAATGCACAACTGGCCGAACTGAACGGTACTGCAAGCGTTGATTTTACTCGTCAGCCTTATCGACGTGCCTATCCATCTGAGAGCTTTGATCGTGACCCATTACTAGGTGGCGGGCCTCATCTAGTGTATGTGGATGTGTGGCAGCGCGATGTGAGTGCATTGCAGCAGCCCGATCTCATTGAATCAGCTATAGGTGTGGATACAACAGGGCGCCGACAAACCGTATGGCAAGTCAAGGTGTTGGAAGATGTAGGCAATATTTCAAAAGATACCTTAGATGAAGATATTCGCGGTTGGCGTGAAGTAATAGCGCCTTCAGCTGGGCGCCTAACAACGACAATTAGTGCACCGCCAGTAGAGGAAGGTAATCCATGTTTGATAACTCCTGATGCCGGGTATAGAGGGTTAGAAAATCAACTCTATCGGGTTGAAGTGCATACAGGAGGGCCTTTGGGTGTCGCTACTTTTAAATGGTCTCGTGATAATGCTACGGTTGCTTCGCGTGTGACACATATTAACTCCGAGCGTGACAGAATCACGCTAGAGAGTATTGGCCGTGATGATCTACTGCGTTTTAATGATGGCGATTGGGTTGAAGTGACTGATGACTGGCGTGAGCTGAACAACTTACCCGGGGAGCTACGTCGTATTCGAACAGGAGGTGGTGTTGATGAGACTGCCCGTACCCTTACATTTGATCAGCCTTTACCGGCTGAGCCTACGAGTAGTGCAGACTCTAGCCATTTTCCTGTGGGCGGTAATAATGCCACAGATCCTAAACGTAATACGCGGGTTGTTCGTTGGGATCAATCAGGCGTAGTACGTCGTGAAGATGGCAGTGACGTTCATAACTTAAATAGCCCGTCCAGTGCTGGAGATATCGTTATTCCGTCATTGGCCAACGGTATATTTCTTGAACACGGTATTGTGGTGTCTTTTGATCTGGACTCAAATCCAGACCTATACCCTTCAGGAGGTGAATTTAAAAGTGGAGATCACTGGGTATTTGCTGCACGCAGTACAGATGCCAGTATTGAGCTGCTTGATAAGGCTGCTCCGTTAGGCATACACCATCACTTTGCACGATTAGCGCGTGTTGATTTTCCTAATAACGAAACAGATTTTAGAACTCTATGGCCCGCTATTCTTGATGGAGAGGATTGTAGTTGTACGGTGTGTGTGACTGTTGAAAATCATAATAATGGCACAGCAACTATTCAACAGGCGATCGACACTATCAAAGATACCGGAGGTTCCATCTGTTTGGGCATTGGTACTTATAATATCGATCGTCCTTTAAGCATGACAGGTGCACGCTCGTTGACAGTAAAAGGTCAAGGGTGGGCTTCTTTGCTGGTGGGGACTGAACCAGGTGAGATTTTGGAAATTGCGGACTGCAAAGGTGTAACACTTGAAAACTTTACGGCTATCGCGTCGGCGGGTAAGTCGGGTACTAGCAGTGTAATTGCTGCACATAATGTTGTTGATTTACACCTTGATCATATCAACATACTTGGGCTTGCGGTTGAGCGTAGTACCAGTATCGGTATTGGCCTGTCAGGTTTGATTTTAGGCGCGAATATTAACCAATGTGTCATTGTTGCTGAGCGTGGGGTCGCCACTGTTACGACAGGAAAACGTAATTTTGTGATGACAGTTGAGCTTTGTATAGAAAAAAACCTGATGTTCTGTAGTCAACGGGCAATAAGCTTTGATGCAATTAGCATGCACTTTGGCAACACTCATATCGCTACAAATCTAATGCTAGCGGGTAGTGATGCCGCACTTGTTATCACCGGCACTGTGTTAGAGCGTTCCAAGATGATTCTTACTGACAATACGATAACTAGTAGCGGTGATGGTATACGAGCTGGTGTGGGATCTTTAACGATCAGAAATAATAAAATAAGTGGTGCCGGTAAGAAGAGTGGTCATGGGGTTGTATTACAACAAGGACTTGGCCCGGGCCCCATTGATCAGGTTAGTATTACGGCTAACAGTTTGTCGTTATTAGATGGCAATGCTGTGGCGGTTAATGCTCGAATGCAAGCTATTACAATCGCAGATAACAGTATTGAAAAAATTGGCCTTGGCGCTTTGGTCATGAGTGAAGATGCTAGCGCTGAGTTGATGCTGATACGAGGGAATCGGTGTCATCATCTTGGATTACAGATTCATAGTGAAGATCGTGCTTTTGCTGCCATGCAGTTGATCCGCATTACACGCTGTGATGTGGTAGATAATGTTATTTCCAATGTGGCATTACACGCAATAACTAGCTTAGGTATTGATGCACTGCGTACTGGCGCTATCGAGCAGCTTAGGGTAGCGGGTAACCGCTTTTATGCGATTGGCCCAGATCGAATCAGTAGCTCGGCTCAAGTGAATGCTGTGCATATCATTCCTCCCATGGATAGTCTTTCATTTGATGGCAACCATGTGGAGCGCCTGGGTGATAGCAGCCAAAAGCCGACACCTATTAGGTGGCAGGCGCTTAATATCTCTTCGCAGCAAGAGGTGTTTCGATATCAGGCTGATGCTTCATTTATTACCTCAGAGAAGGCTCAACAGGTGTTTCTACTGACGGCCAGTAGCGTATCAGTCGTTAATCGGTTGCCGTCATCAGTGATTGTTCGTGGTAATCACTTAAAGGGTCAGCTTACAGAAGTGGCACTAAACCAGTGTCTGCAAGTTCAAAGCTGTCTGTTTACGGATAATTACTGCGAAATAAGCGGGGAGGGGGGGAAGCAGTTCTTACTGGCTCAACTTAGTGCTGTTACGATTAATGCCAGCAATAATCATTTAATTGGAGCGTTGGAGCAGGACTCGTTACACCTTAAACCTTTTTCCAGAAAAGCGATTGTGATGGGGAATACAAGCACAGGCCCCCTTGTTGTTCAGGGTAGTTCGGTGCCAGTAGATCTTAATCTGACTAATGTAATTGGATTTTAA